The Halostella limicola genome includes the window TTCCAGTGGTATCGCGTCGTGAACGGGCCGAGCTTCGCGTTTCGGAGGTCCTCGGCCGTGTAGCCCTCGCCGAAGACGCGCTGGGCGACGCCGCCGATGGCGTTGTTCGAGATCATCGTCGCGAACCCGCCGAACATCCGGAGGCCGTAATCGCCGGAGAGCCCGGTCGAGAGGAACGCCGGGAGCGTCACGACGGTGAACCCACCGATGACGGCGTCTGCGCCCGCCTCGACGGCGTTCTCGTAGAGGCCGTCGAACTCCGAGTAGCCCCGCGGGACGAACTGCTCGCCCGCGATCTCGATGCCCTCGCTCTCGAGGACGGAGCGGTAGTTCGCCGCCACGGCGCGGCCGAAGCTGTAGTCGGCGGCCATGATGTACACGCTCTCGACGTCGGTCTCCTGCGCGACGTACCGGCCGCCGCTGCGGGCGTCCATCGCCGTGTGCTCGTTCGCGCGGAACACGCGTTCGCTGCAGTACTGGCTATCGGAGGTGATGTCGGACGCGGCCGCCGGTCCCGCGACGAAGGGGGTGTCGGTGTTGGCGACGACGGACTCGATCACGCGGCGGGCGGCCCCGGAGTTCGCCGTGCCGAACAGCACGTCGACGTCGCGCTCCTCCACGAGGTCGGTAGCGATCGACTGCGCCTGGTCGGCGTCGAACTGCGTGTCCTCGATGAGGAGCTCGTAGTCGTACTGGTCGCCCTCGACCGTCTCCTCGCCGGCGGAGTCGGCGTCGAGCGGGTCGGCGTCGTGCTTGTAGGCGAGCCCCGAGAGGAACCCCCAGAGGCTCTGCTTCCCGTAGTACTCCACGTCGCCGGTCAGCGGCTGCATCACGCCGATGCGGAGCGCGCCGCCCTCGCCGCCGCCCCCCTCCTCGGAGAGGCAGCCGGCGACGCCGGCGAGACCGATCGCACCAGCGCTCTTGAGTAACGACCGTCGGGTCGGGTGTGTCATTGTATATCAATCAGTCGCGCCGTTCCTGCAAAGTCACCAATGTTAATATACAAACCCCGCCCCTCGACGGCCGTAACGGCCGTAGAGGGCTACGCGCTATCTCGCGAGCGCCGAGCGGGGGCGCGGCCGATAGCCCCCCGTCCGCCGTCCCGCTCAGCCGAACAGCGGCGCCGGCCCCTCGGGCGTGGACGACGCGCCGCGGAACGACACCGCCTCGCCGATGTCGGCGTCGCCCTCCAGGCGGGCCATCACGCGGCCGTCGCCGAGCGTCACGATCCCGACGCGGTACGGCGCGTCGAACCCCTCGGGCGCGACCTCGATGCGCGTCGCCGAGTACACCGTTCCCTCCTCGGGCAGTTCCACCGTTTCGAGCGCGCGCGACCCGCACCGCGCGCAGGCCGCCTTCGGCGCGGCCGTGACGTGGCCGCAGTCCGCGCACTCCTGTCCCAGCAGGCGGCCGTCGCCGAGCGCGTCCTGCCAGCCGGCGGTCGTGAGCCGGCCGTCGGTCAGGTAGTCGGCGAACTCGCTCACGCTTCACCACCTCGCGCGCCGCCGCGCGTGCCGTCCGACTCGGGGCGCTCCAGCACGCTGACGACCGTCGTCGCCGCGTCGCCGCCGAGGTTGTGGGCGACGCCGACGTCCGCGGCCTCGACCTGTCGCTCCCCGGCCTCGCCGCGGAGCTGCTCGGTCAGTTCGACCACCTGCGCGACCCCCGTCGCGCCGATGGGGTGGCCCTTCGCCTTCAGCCCGCCGCTGGGGTTGACGGGGACGTCGCCGCCCAGAGCGGTGCGCCCTTCGGCGGCGGCCGTCCCGCCCTGGCCGTCCTCGACGAGGCCGAGCGCCTCCGTCGCGAGCACCTCCGCGCCGGTGAAGCAATCGTGGATCTCCGCGAAGTCGACGTCGTCCGCGGTGACATCGGCGGCCGCGTACGCCTCGCTCGCGGCGTCCCGCGCGGCCTGCGTCACGGAGGGGTGGGCCTTGTCCGCGATGGGGACCACGTCCGTCGCGTGGCCGACGCCGGCGACGCGGACCGGGTCGCCGCCCAACCGCTCCGCGGCGTCCGGGCTGGCGACGACGACGGCGGCGGCCCCGTCGGAGAACGGACAGCAGTCGTGCAGGCGGAACGGGTCCGCGACGAGGGGGCCGTCCAGCACCTCCTCGACGGTCGTCTCCTTGCCGAAGTGCGCCCGCGGGTTCAGGCTGCCGTGGTGGTGGTTCTTCACGGCCACCTCGGCCAGTTGCTCCGACGTCGTCCCGTGCTCGTGCATGTGCCGCTTCGTCAGCAGGGCGAACACGCCGGGGAAGGTGAGGCCGGTCGGGCGCTCGTACGCGCCGTGGGCCGCGCTGGCGAAGATGCGGGTCATCGCGCCGGTCCCCTTGCCCGTCTCGGGAGAGCACCGCTCGACGCCGCCGACCAGCACCACGTCGTGCTGGCCCGCCTCCACCGCGCGGACGGCGTGTTTGAACGCGTTCGAGGAGGTCGCGCAGGCGTCCTCGTACCGCTGGCAGGGGACTCCAGCGACGCCGACGTGGGAGGCGAGCGTCGGCGCGAGGTGGCTCTCGCCCTCTATCTGGCCGCCCATCGCGTTGCCGAAGTAGAAGGCGTCTATCTCGTCCGGGCCCGCCCCGGCGTCGTCCATCGCCGGGAGCGCCGCGTCGGCGAACAGGTCGGGGAGCGTCGCTTCGTGGACGCCGAACGGCGTCATTCCGACGCCGACGACGTGTGCGTCTGGCATGCTAGAGACGAGGAACTAGGAGTGCAAAAGTGGTGAGGTTGACATCTGAACGCGGCGCCCCCGGTCAGGCGCCGTCCGACTCGCCGAAGCGCCGCTCGATCGCGGACCGGTCGATCTTCGACGGGCCGCTCGTGGGCATCTCGTCGACGAACGCGACGTGGCGCGGGTGCTTGAACCCCGCGAGGCGACCGTCGAGGAACTCGCGGAGGTCGTCGACCGTCAGCGACTCGTCGTCCCCGCTGTCGCCTTCCGCGGCCTCGGAGGCCGCGCTCTGCACGACCGCTTTCCCCACGGTCCCCCACCGCTCGTCCGGGACGCCGACCACGATCACCTCCTCGATGTCGGGATGGTCCGCGAGGGCGTCCTCGACCTCCGGCGGGTAGACGTTCTCCCCGCCGCTCGTGAACATGTTCTTCTTCCGCCCTTCGATGCGGTAGTACCCATCGCCGTCGACCCGCGCGAGGTCGCCGGTGGCGACCCAGCCCTCGCCGAACGTCGCCCGCGTCTCGCCCTCGTCGCGCCAGTAGCGCTCGGCCGCGTGCGGCCCAGCCAACTGGAGTTCGCCGATCTCGCCCTCGGAGACGGGATCTCCCCCCTCGTCGACGATCCGCACGTCGGTGTGCATCACGGGCTTGCCGATGCTGTCGGTCTTCGCCTCGTCCCAGTCGTCGGGCATCGCGAAGTTGTTCGGGCCGCACTCGGTGAGGCCGTACCCCTGCGAGAGGTCCACCCCGCGCTCCCGCCACGCGCGGATCGTCGCGTCGCGACAGGGACCGCCGCCGCTCTTGACGAACCGGAGCGACGAGAGGTCCGTGTCGTCCCAGTCGTCGTGGGTCGCCATCGACCGCAGGACCGCGGGGACGCCGACGAACACCGTCGCGCCCTCGGACTCGATCGTGTCGAGCACGCGCCCCGGGTCGACCTCGCGGCCGATGACGACGGTCGCGCCGAGGTGAAACAGCGGCACCGTCAGCACGTTCCACCCGCCCGTGTGGAACATGGGGAACACCATCGGGGTCACGTCTTCGGGGCGCAGCCCCCACGCGGTGATCGTGTTGAAGGAGTTCCAGCAGAGGGCCCCGTGCGTGAGGACCGTCTCCTTCGGCGTCCCCGTCGACCCGCCGGTGTGAAGCAGCATCGCCGGGTCGTCGAGCGACAGTTCCGCGCCGTCGACCGGCGCGCCGTCCTCCGGGAGCGCGTCGGCGTAGGTCGGCGCGTCGGCGAACGGACCGTCGGGGGAGTCTCCGGCGTCGGCCTCGCCGTCTCGGTCGCTCCAGTCGTCCGCCGGCAGGAGGATCCGCGGACAACTCACCTCCTCGCCCAGCGCCTCGGCCACGTCGCCGACGAACGGCTCCTCGACGACGAGCAGGCTCGGGTCCACCGTTTCGAGCAGCTCCCCCAGCTCCGGCGGCGCGAGGCGGTGCGACAGCGGCGCGAGCACCGCACCGGTCTTCCCGCCGGCGAAAAAGAGGTCGACGAGTTCGACGCGGTTCCGCGAGACGACGGCGACCCGGTCGCCCTCGCCGACCCCGCGGTCGTCGAGCAGCCGGGCGGTCCGGTTCGCGCGCGCGTCGAGCGTTTCGTAGGTGTACTCCTCGCCGGTCGTGGCGTCCCGGAGGCCGACCGCATCGGGGGAGAGCGTCGCCCGGCGGCCGCTCCAGTCGCCGACCC containing:
- a CDS encoding AMP-binding protein; the protein is MIHDHGERPYDWVGDWSGRRATLSPDAVGLRDATTGEEYTYETLDARANRTARLLDDRGVGEGDRVAVVSRNRVELVDLFFAGGKTGAVLAPLSHRLAPPELGELLETVDPSLLVVEEPFVGDVAEALGEEVSCPRILLPADDWSDRDGEADAGDSPDGPFADAPTYADALPEDGAPVDGAELSLDDPAMLLHTGGSTGTPKETVLTHGALCWNSFNTITAWGLRPEDVTPMVFPMFHTGGWNVLTVPLFHLGATVVIGREVDPGRVLDTIESEGATVFVGVPAVLRSMATHDDWDDTDLSSLRFVKSGGGPCRDATIRAWRERGVDLSQGYGLTECGPNNFAMPDDWDEAKTDSIGKPVMHTDVRIVDEGGDPVSEGEIGELQLAGPHAAERYWRDEGETRATFGEGWVATGDLARVDGDGYYRIEGRKKNMFTSGGENVYPPEVEDALADHPDIEEVIVVGVPDERWGTVGKAVVQSAASEAAEGDSGDDESLTVDDLREFLDGRLAGFKHPRHVAFVDEMPTSGPSKIDRSAIERRFGESDGA
- a CDS encoding ABC transporter substrate-binding protein — protein: MTHPTRRSLLKSAGAIGLAGVAGCLSEEGGGGEGGALRIGVMQPLTGDVEYYGKQSLWGFLSGLAYKHDADPLDADSAGEETVEGDQYDYELLIEDTQFDADQAQSIATDLVEERDVDVLFGTANSGAARRVIESVVANTDTPFVAGPAAASDITSDSQYCSERVFRANEHTAMDARSGGRYVAQETDVESVYIMAADYSFGRAVAANYRSVLESEGIEIAGEQFVPRGYSEFDGLYENAVEAGADAVIGGFTVVTLPAFLSTGLSGDYGLRMFGGFATMISNNAIGGVAQRVFGEGYTAEDLRNAKLGPFTTRYHWNQYDNEINDAFVDMYTEAYGTVPDLFTSGTFTAGSALVQAVEDAGSTDADDVVDALTGMTVDDTPKGEAGYTFQEYNNQARSEMTIANPVPTTDEWADSWDAGVMPSEPVARVAGSDATIPQGASGMNCDLSG
- a CDS encoding Zn-ribbon domain-containing OB-fold protein codes for the protein MSEFADYLTDGRLTTAGWQDALGDGRLLGQECADCGHVTAAPKAACARCGSRALETVELPEEGTVYSATRIEVAPEGFDAPYRVGIVTLGDGRVMARLEGDADIGEAVSFRGASSTPEGPAPLFG
- a CDS encoding thiolase domain-containing protein, whose amino-acid sequence is MPDAHVVGVGMTPFGVHEATLPDLFADAALPAMDDAGAGPDEIDAFYFGNAMGGQIEGESHLAPTLASHVGVAGVPCQRYEDACATSSNAFKHAVRAVEAGQHDVVLVGGVERCSPETGKGTGAMTRIFASAAHGAYERPTGLTFPGVFALLTKRHMHEHGTTSEQLAEVAVKNHHHGSLNPRAHFGKETTVEEVLDGPLVADPFRLHDCCPFSDGAAAVVVASPDAAERLGGDPVRVAGVGHATDVVPIADKAHPSVTQAARDAASEAYAAADVTADDVDFAEIHDCFTGAEVLATEALGLVEDGQGGTAAAEGRTALGGDVPVNPSGGLKAKGHPIGATGVAQVVELTEQLRGEAGERQVEAADVGVAHNLGGDAATTVVSVLERPESDGTRGGARGGEA